From the genome of Vibrio spartinae:
GATTCTTTTGGCGCATCATCATTAGACTTCTTCATTTACACCTTCACGAAAACGGTCAACTGGATGCGTTATCATGATGTAAAACAGGATGTGCTGTTAAAAGTCATGGAAATTATCCACCATCACGGTGCTGATATCGCTTATCCAACCCAAACCCTCAGATTAGAGCCTGAAAGTGCGGGCACTGAATCACTCGCAGCGCACCTAAGCCAAAGTTAATCTCTGATATTTTTGGTTTTCCCTCCATTCAATGACCCGAGCAGCGCTTCGTCTGCTCGGGTATATTACTTGGTTTGTTGATATGAAGTGCTCATTCTTGTATCTCTGTGGCAATTTTGGTCATGGAGAGAGTAGATGATCTATTTGAATTTGATGAAATGAAATTGATTGCATAATATTAAATTTTGTCAGTGATGAAAACTTCCTGACAATATGATGTGATTCGAACAAATTAATCAATTCAGTTCATATTACAAAACATGAATCAAGGAGGAAAGATGCGTGTTGATATCGTTGGTCGGCTTTTGGGGGATTTTTTTCTTGAAGCAAAAGTGGCAATCGCTGATATCGGTTTGTATTACGGACTGGATGTCAGTGATTATCCAGAAAATATGACATTAGAAATGTTGGTTTATCAGCAGGTGGGCGACAAGCCTGAACAAGGAGATTCCTTTTGCTGGCAGGGACTAACCTGGGTGGTTGCCCGTGCTCGCGACTGGCAGGTTCAACTCGTCGGATTAAAGCTACCGAGGAATTGAATGGTTACGGTTGATGTCCGTGGGCATGCTCCGCTCAATTTGAGTCAAAGTTTCGGGATGAAATTGGGATTACTGAAAAGACCGCAAACTATAAAAAATATGCCAACTAAAGAGGTTAACCGCATTGAAAGGTAGATGCGCTGAGTGGCATCGGTTTATCAAGGTTGTACCGTCGTGAAGACGATGTCGCTGCACTGACACCGATAGTGGCGCTGATACCTGCGTATCGTCCATTTTTTGTAACGCTTATCTGCTAAATGTGGTTGATGGAACCGAGCGACCTGAACCATATGCTGTCATTCAGGCGGCTGCAATATATTTACGTTGGTTATGTTTCATGGCTTTGAGGGTAGCAATCAACTGATCAATATCGAAATCGATATTGAATTGTTGCTTTAAATTGGCAAGAAAGACAGCATCTTCACACATCGCTTTTTCGGGCTCGTCGCTGATCTTCGCCACAGGACGGCTATGACATTCAGCGAGTTTGATCACAATGGATAGCGGCTTATAGGGTTGCGCATCTTTGTTTTCCCAGCCACCCAGATCATTGGTTAGGAACGTCCCAATCCCGAAAGAAATCTGAGCGCGTCCCGCGAAATACTCACACAGTTCCAGTGCCTGACTAAAATCGAGGCTATCGGAGAAAATAAAGCGTTTTGTCTGCGGGTCGATCCCCAGTTTTTGGTAGTGTGCAATCATCTTTTC
Proteins encoded in this window:
- a CDS encoding transporter associated domain-containing protein translates to MRVDIVGRLLGDFFLEAKVAIADIGLYYGLDVSDYPENMTLEMLVYQQVGDKPEQGDSFCWQGLTWVVARARDWQVQLVGLKLPRN